Proteins from a genomic interval of Halopseudomonas litoralis:
- the acs gene encoding acetate--CoA ligase, translated as MYEIEQHKVSEAARRDTHLDADGYERLYRQSIEQPDTFWAEQATRFVDWMQPWSKIHESNMDKGEAAWFIDGKLNVSANCIDRHLAKRADQTAIIWEGDDPSEDRHISYRELHQQVCRLANVLKARGVKKGDRVCLYMPMIPEAAFAMLACTRIGAVHSVVFGGFSPDALRDRIQNAECRVVITADEGVRGGKSIPLKQNVDKALADCPDVHTVVTVKRTGADIPWHEHRDVWCHEACAAVSDVCEPEPMDSEDPLFILYTSGSTGKPKGVLHTTGGYLLSTALTHHYVFDYHEGEVYWCTADVGWVTGHSYIVYGPLCNGATTLMFEGVPTYPNASRCWDIVDKHKVNIFYTAPTAIRALMALGDEPVKSTSRASLRLLGSVGEPINPEAWEWYYHVVGDSRCPVVDTWWQTETGSILIAPLPGATDLKPGSATRPFFGVEPALYDNDGNELHGVADGNLVIKRSWPSQIRTVYGDNQRFIDTYFSTYKGVYFTGDGARRDEDGYYWITGRVDDVLNISGHRIGTAEVESALVLHDAVAEAAVVGCPHDIKGQAIYAYVMPMHNATPSDELLADLKVYVSEQVGAFAKPDFIQWAPGLPKTRSGKIMRRILRKIACDELDTLGDTSTLSDPTVVDELIEHRLNRGR; from the coding sequence ATGTACGAGATCGAGCAGCACAAGGTTTCCGAAGCCGCGCGTCGCGATACCCACCTTGACGCCGATGGTTACGAACGACTCTATCGCCAATCGATAGAACAGCCTGATACCTTCTGGGCCGAACAGGCCACCCGTTTCGTGGACTGGATGCAGCCATGGAGCAAAATCCATGAAAGCAACATGGATAAAGGTGAGGCAGCCTGGTTCATTGACGGCAAATTGAACGTCAGTGCCAACTGCATCGACCGCCACCTGGCCAAACGCGCCGACCAGACGGCGATCATCTGGGAAGGCGACGACCCGAGCGAAGACCGTCACATCAGCTATCGCGAGCTGCACCAGCAGGTCTGCCGCCTGGCCAACGTGTTGAAGGCGCGCGGCGTAAAAAAGGGTGACCGCGTCTGCCTGTACATGCCGATGATCCCCGAAGCGGCCTTTGCCATGCTTGCCTGCACGCGTATCGGTGCGGTGCACTCGGTGGTATTCGGTGGTTTCTCCCCCGACGCCTTGCGTGATCGCATCCAGAATGCCGAGTGCCGCGTGGTGATTACCGCCGACGAGGGCGTGCGCGGAGGCAAGAGCATTCCGTTGAAGCAGAACGTCGACAAGGCGCTGGCTGACTGTCCCGATGTGCATACCGTGGTCACCGTCAAACGTACCGGAGCCGATATCCCCTGGCATGAACATCGCGATGTCTGGTGTCACGAAGCCTGTGCCGCGGTCAGCGATGTCTGTGAGCCGGAGCCCATGGACAGTGAAGATCCCCTGTTTATCCTCTATACCTCCGGCTCTACCGGTAAGCCCAAGGGCGTGCTGCATACCACAGGTGGTTACCTGCTCAGCACCGCCCTCACCCATCACTATGTATTCGATTACCACGAAGGCGAAGTCTACTGGTGTACTGCTGATGTCGGCTGGGTCACCGGGCACTCCTATATCGTCTATGGCCCGCTGTGCAACGGCGCCACCACGCTGATGTTCGAAGGCGTGCCGACCTACCCGAACGCGTCCCGCTGCTGGGATATCGTCGACAAGCACAAGGTCAATATCTTCTATACCGCGCCAACCGCCATCCGTGCTCTGATGGCGCTGGGTGACGAGCCGGTCAAATCGACCTCCCGTGCCAGCCTGCGCCTGCTCGGCAGCGTCGGCGAGCCGATCAACCCGGAAGCCTGGGAATGGTACTACCACGTGGTTGGCGACAGCCGCTGCCCGGTAGTGGATACCTGGTGGCAGACCGAAACCGGCTCGATCCTGATCGCCCCCTTGCCTGGCGCAACCGATCTCAAACCCGGCTCCGCCACCCGTCCCTTCTTCGGCGTGGAGCCAGCGCTCTACGATAACGATGGCAACGAACTGCATGGGGTGGCCGACGGCAACCTGGTGATCAAGCGCTCCTGGCCCAGCCAGATTCGTACTGTGTACGGTGACAATCAGCGGTTTATCGACACCTACTTCAGCACCTACAAGGGGGTCTACTTCACCGGTGACGGTGCACGCCGCGACGAGGATGGCTATTACTGGATCACCGGGCGAGTGGATGATGTGCTGAATATTTCCGGTCACCGCATCGGCACCGCTGAAGTGGAAAGCGCGCTGGTACTGCATGACGCTGTGGCCGAAGCCGCCGTGGTGGGCTGCCCGCATGACATCAAGGGGCAGGCGATCTATGCGTATGTCATGCCCATGCATAACGCCACACCTTCCGATGAGCTGCTGGCCGATCTCAAGGTCTACGTCAGCGAACAGGTCGGCGCCTTTGCCAAGCCGGACTTCATCCAATGGGCTCCTGGCCTGCCGAAGACCCGTTCGGGTAAGATCATGCGGCGCATCCTGCGCAAGATTGCCTGTGACGAGCTGGATACCCTGGGTGATACCTCGACGCTATCCGATCCAACCGTGGTCGATGAGCTGATCGAACATCGACTGAATCGTGGTCGCTGA
- the thpR gene encoding RNA 2',3'-cyclic phosphodiesterase yields MLRLFVGIELPEPVRQVLAGMREDYPGTRWHEPEQLHLTLNFIGSVDEQCARRMATALVDVPCPSFDLAIQGVGYFGTLQRPSVLWAGLAPSVPLDHLQRTLEQRLLPLGLMVEDRSYTPHITLARVKPCAPLQVFLQRHAQLAIPAFHVEHICLFLSSRGEKGGVCYRAIERFKLRSPG; encoded by the coding sequence ATGCTGCGACTGTTTGTTGGGATCGAATTGCCGGAGCCGGTCAGACAGGTGCTGGCAGGCATGCGCGAAGACTATCCTGGGACCCGCTGGCATGAGCCGGAGCAGTTGCATCTGACGCTCAACTTCATTGGCAGTGTGGATGAGCAATGTGCCCGGCGCATGGCAACGGCACTGGTTGACGTTCCCTGTCCATCTTTTGATCTGGCGATACAGGGCGTGGGGTATTTCGGCACGTTGCAGCGGCCATCCGTGCTATGGGCCGGGCTGGCCCCCAGCGTGCCGCTGGATCACTTGCAACGAACGCTGGAGCAGCGCTTGCTGCCGCTGGGGCTGATGGTCGAGGACCGGTCCTATACGCCGCATATCACCCTGGCGCGGGTGAAGCCTTGCGCACCACTGCAAGTCTTCCTGCAACGGCACGCACAGCTGGCGATACCGGCGTTCCATGTAGAACACATCTGCCTGTTCCTCAGCAGCCGTGGTGAGAAGGGCGGCGTGTGTTACCGGGCGATCGAGCGCTTCAAGCTCAGATCACCCGGTTGA
- a CDS encoding serine kinase/phosphatase, with protein MMSNDQHEPDEQALTEAARRQVEADNREAPDDRPMGPVGNVPSRAESARRADEAGLTEASMPGQGPTADDATPETLNPDDGSRSAEEADIAGKAADTELSDVGEAGAGGRYGLDEAELGRAKPLDGKPWDGDPDEPLVPETAADDNLTARRSSEPDNS; from the coding sequence ATGATGAGTAACGATCAGCACGAGCCCGACGAACAGGCCCTCACCGAAGCCGCCAGACGGCAGGTTGAAGCAGATAATCGTGAGGCACCCGATGATCGGCCCATGGGCCCGGTTGGCAATGTACCGTCCAGAGCTGAGTCGGCTAGGCGTGCCGATGAAGCGGGGTTGACTGAAGCCTCCATGCCTGGACAAGGTCCTACCGCCGACGACGCCACACCAGAAACGCTGAACCCCGATGATGGTTCACGCTCGGCTGAGGAGGCTGATATCGCCGGCAAGGCGGCGGACACTGAACTCAGTGATGTCGGAGAGGCCGGCGCTGGAGGGCGCTATGGGCTGGACGAAGCGGAACTGGGGCGTGCCAAGCCGCTGGATGGCAAACCCTGGGATGGTGATCCCGATGAGCCGCTGGTTCCGGAAACCGCAGCCGATGACAACCTGACAGCGCGCCGCAGCAGCGAGCCAGATAATTCCTGA
- the pnp gene encoding polyribonucleotide nucleotidyltransferase produces MKPVIKQFKLGNNTITLETGRIARQASGAVLVSIDDAVSVLVTVVGAKNADAGRDFFPLSVHYIEKTYAAGRIPGGFFKREGRPTEKETLTSRLIDRPIRPLFADGFMNEVQVVCTVVSTDKTTDPDIAALLGTSAALAISGIPFDGPIGGARVGFDDVDGYVLNPTYEQLKTSRLDMIVAGTEDAVLMVESEAQELSEDQMLGAVLFAHMEFQPAIEAIKELVAEAGKPAWDWQPAPENTVLLDAIKSEFGAGISEAYTITHKQSRYTRLGELRDAAIAALAGEEAKFAAGEVKDAFGEIEYRTVRESIVNGNPRIDGRDTKTVRPLNIEVGVLDRTHGSSLFTRGETQALVVTTLGTARDSQLLDTLEGEKKDPFMFHYNFPPYSVGECGRMGGTGRREIGHGRLARRGIEAVMPDMEQFPYTIRVVSEITESNGSSSMASVCGASLALMDAGVPLKAPVAGIAMGLVKEGDKFAILTDILGDEDHLGDMDFKVAGTEKGVTALQMDIKIQGITEEIMELALHQALDARLNILGQMNQVLPASRKELSANAPTMISMKIDSDKIRDVIGKGGATIRGICEETGASIDITDDGTVKIFAASKDAANAAKARVDGITAEAEIGKVYTGKVERIVDFGAFVSILPGKDGLVHISQIANQRIEKVTDVLQEGQEVKVLVLDVDNRGRIKLSMKDVEAAENSGV; encoded by the coding sequence GTGAAACCGGTTATCAAACAATTCAAGTTGGGCAACAACACCATTACCCTGGAAACCGGCCGCATCGCGCGCCAGGCTTCCGGCGCGGTTCTGGTCAGCATTGATGATGCAGTCAGCGTTCTGGTTACCGTGGTGGGCGCAAAGAATGCCGACGCCGGTCGCGACTTCTTCCCTCTGTCTGTGCACTACATCGAAAAAACCTATGCGGCAGGCCGCATTCCGGGTGGTTTCTTCAAGCGTGAAGGCCGTCCTACCGAGAAGGAAACCCTCACCTCGCGTCTGATCGACCGTCCGATCCGCCCGCTGTTCGCCGATGGCTTCATGAATGAAGTCCAGGTGGTCTGCACCGTGGTTTCCACTGACAAGACGACTGATCCGGATATCGCCGCACTGCTCGGCACCTCGGCTGCGCTGGCCATTTCCGGTATTCCCTTCGACGGCCCTATCGGTGGTGCCCGCGTTGGTTTTGACGACGTTGATGGCTACGTTCTGAACCCGACCTACGAGCAACTGAAGACCTCGCGTCTGGACATGATCGTCGCGGGTACCGAAGACGCCGTGCTGATGGTTGAATCCGAAGCGCAGGAACTGTCCGAAGACCAGATGCTGGGTGCAGTACTCTTCGCCCACATGGAATTCCAGCCGGCCATCGAAGCGATCAAGGAACTGGTTGCCGAAGCCGGCAAGCCTGCGTGGGACTGGCAGCCCGCTCCGGAAAACACCGTGCTGCTGGATGCCATCAAGTCCGAGTTCGGCGCGGGTATCAGCGAAGCCTACACCATCACCCACAAGCAGTCGCGTTACACCCGTCTGGGCGAGCTGCGTGATGCTGCTATCGCTGCGCTGGCCGGTGAAGAAGCCAAGTTCGCCGCTGGTGAAGTCAAGGACGCATTCGGTGAGATTGAATACCGCACCGTGCGTGAAAGCATCGTCAATGGCAATCCGCGCATCGATGGCCGTGACACCAAAACCGTACGTCCGCTGAACATCGAAGTCGGTGTACTGGATCGCACTCACGGTTCCTCCCTGTTCACCCGTGGTGAAACTCAGGCGCTGGTGGTAACCACTCTGGGTACTGCCCGTGATTCACAGCTGCTGGATACCCTGGAAGGCGAGAAGAAAGACCCCTTCATGTTCCACTACAACTTCCCTCCCTACTCGGTGGGTGAGTGTGGGCGCATGGGTGGTACCGGTCGCCGCGAAATCGGCCATGGTCGTCTGGCCCGTCGTGGTATCGAGGCAGTGATGCCCGATATGGAGCAGTTCCCCTACACCATCCGTGTGGTCTCGGAAATCACCGAATCCAACGGTTCCAGCTCCATGGCCTCGGTCTGCGGTGCATCTCTGGCGCTGATGGACGCCGGTGTGCCACTGAAGGCGCCGGTGGCCGGTATCGCCATGGGTCTGGTCAAGGAAGGCGATAAGTTCGCGATCCTGACCGACATCCTCGGTGACGAGGATCACCTGGGCGACATGGACTTCAAGGTAGCCGGTACCGAGAAAGGTGTTACTGCGCTGCAGATGGATATCAAGATCCAGGGCATCACCGAAGAAATCATGGAACTGGCGCTGCATCAGGCGCTCGACGCACGTCTGAATATCCTGGGTCAGATGAACCAGGTGCTGCCGGCTTCGCGCAAGGAGCTGTCCGCCAACGCACCGACCATGATCAGCATGAAGATCGATTCCGACAAGATCCGTGATGTGATCGGCAAGGGTGGTGCAACCATCCGCGGTATCTGCGAAGAGACCGGTGCTTCGATCGACATTACCGATGACGGCACCGTGAAGATCTTCGCTGCCAGCAAAGATGCCGCCAACGCTGCCAAGGCGCGGGTTGATGGTATTACCGCTGAAGCGGAAATCGGCAAGGTCTACACCGGCAAGGTCGAGCGTATCGTTGATTTCGGCGCCTTCGTCAGCATCCTGCCCGGCAAGGACGGTCTGGTACACATCTCGCAGATCGCCAACCAGCGTATCGAGAAGGTCACCGACGTACTTCAGGAAGGTCAGGAAGTGAAGGTGCTGGTACTGGACGTGGATAACCGCGGCCGTATCAAGCTGTCCATGAAGGATGTGGAAGCAGCTGAAAACAGCGGCGTCTGA
- a CDS encoding pseudouridine synthase produces the protein MRLDRFIARHTEQSQQTARLLITAGRVQVNGQVIRAPQQAVDRFVTVQLDDRLLQQHTPLHFMLHKPRGYLSATSDPAHPTVLELFAEPLRPHLHIGGRLDRSTSGLLILTNDGLWSRRLTEPGQRIPKVYLVGTAEPVAACAAERFEQGIHLTREDVDTSPAQLQLLAPDLARLTIYEGRHHQVKRMFHAVGNRVISLHRERMGDIELDPTLAPGQYRPLTSTEIASV, from the coding sequence ATGCGCCTCGATCGATTCATCGCCAGACATACCGAACAAAGCCAACAGACCGCACGTCTTCTGATCACAGCGGGCCGGGTGCAGGTGAATGGGCAGGTCATCCGCGCCCCCCAACAGGCCGTCGACCGCTTCGTCACCGTACAGCTGGACGACAGGCTCCTGCAACAGCACACGCCCCTGCACTTCATGCTGCACAAACCGCGCGGTTATCTGAGTGCTACCAGCGACCCGGCTCATCCCACCGTGCTCGAGCTGTTCGCCGAGCCATTGCGTCCGCACCTGCATATCGGCGGACGATTGGATCGCAGCACCTCTGGGCTGTTGATCCTCACCAACGACGGTCTCTGGTCCCGGCGGCTGACCGAACCCGGCCAGCGCATTCCCAAGGTATATCTGGTGGGTACTGCAGAACCTGTGGCCGCTTGCGCCGCCGAGCGCTTCGAACAGGGCATCCATCTGACCCGGGAAGATGTTGATACCTCCCCTGCACAACTGCAACTGCTCGCGCCTGACCTCGCACGCCTGACCATTTACGAAGGCCGCCATCATCAGGTCAAGCGGATGTTTCATGCTGTCGGCAACCGAGTGATTTCACTGCACCGCGAGCGTATGGGCGATATTGAACTGGACCCCACATTGGCCCCCGGACAATACCGGCCGCTGACCAGCACGGAGATTGCCAGCGTCTGA
- the rpsO gene encoding 30S ribosomal protein S15, which translates to MALSVEEKAAIVSEYARGEGDTGSPEVQVALLTVNINKLQGHFKDNKKDHHSRRGLIRMVNQRRKLLDYLKSKDLSRYSSLISSLGLRR; encoded by the coding sequence ATGGCACTGAGCGTTGAAGAAAAAGCTGCAATCGTATCCGAGTATGCACGTGGCGAAGGTGATACCGGTTCTCCTGAAGTCCAGGTGGCTCTGTTGACTGTCAACATCAACAAGCTGCAGGGTCACTTCAAGGACAACAAGAAGGATCACCATTCCCGTCGCGGTCTGATCCGTATGGTCAACCAGCGTCGTAAGCTGCTGGATTACCTGAAGTCCAAGGATCTGAGCCGCTACAGCAGCTTGATCAGCAGTCTGGGTCTGCGTCGCTAA
- the rbfA gene encoding 30S ribosome-binding factor RbfA, with amino-acid sequence MAKEYSRTQRVADQMQRELASLIQREVRDPRVGMITVTAAEVSRDLAHAKIFITLMGEATDEDIALNLAALKDAAGFLRVQLGRVMKLRSIPQLHFHYDESVRRGVHLSSLIERAVAQDRQHSGDVEE; translated from the coding sequence ATGGCCAAAGAATACAGTCGTACCCAGCGGGTAGCTGATCAGATGCAGCGTGAGCTGGCCTCGCTGATCCAGCGCGAAGTTCGCGACCCGCGTGTCGGCATGATTACTGTCACCGCTGCGGAAGTCAGCCGCGATCTGGCGCATGCCAAGATTTTCATTACCCTGATGGGCGAGGCGACCGACGAAGACATCGCGCTTAACCTGGCGGCCCTGAAGGATGCTGCCGGTTTTCTGCGAGTACAGCTCGGGCGCGTGATGAAGTTGCGCAGCATTCCGCAATTGCATTTCCACTACGATGAGAGCGTGCGCCGCGGCGTACATCTGTCTTCCCTTATCGAACGTGCTGTTGCGCAGGATCGTCAGCACTCCGGGGATGTTGAGGAGTAG
- a CDS encoding SpoIIAA family protein, with the protein MFQVMRIGNERLELDIAGKLDREGMREGLSALFTQAQGMQHGQLLMRVGDLEMPTAGAVGVELSHLPQLFRLIRQFDRCAVLSAREWIRTMSEIEGAMIPGLEVKSFSPEQDAEALAWLSGVHAR; encoded by the coding sequence ATGTTTCAGGTAATGCGTATTGGTAACGAACGACTGGAATTGGATATCGCCGGGAAGCTGGACCGGGAGGGCATGCGCGAAGGGCTGAGCGCGCTGTTTACCCAGGCGCAGGGTATGCAGCACGGTCAGCTGTTGATGCGCGTCGGCGACCTGGAGATGCCGACCGCGGGTGCCGTAGGAGTAGAGCTGTCGCATCTGCCGCAACTGTTTCGGCTCATACGCCAGTTCGATCGATGCGCGGTGCTCAGTGCCAGAGAATGGATCAGAACGATGAGCGAAATCGAAGGCGCCATGATCCCCGGCCTGGAGGTAAAGTCATTCAGTCCCGAGCAGGACGCCGAAGCGCTGGCTTGGCTGAGTGGCGTTCATGCGCGCTGA
- the truB gene encoding tRNA pseudouridine(55) synthase TruB, translating into MSAPRSKRRDIDGVLIFDKPLGMTSNAALQKVRWLFNASKGGHTGSLDPLASGVLPLCLGEATKFSQYLLDADKAYVTEARLGMTTTTGDAEGDVLERKPCHVTMAEVEALLPRFRGDIQQIPPMYSALKHEGQPLYKLARAGETVERKPRSVTISQLELLELEGDRLRLEVHCSKGTYIRTLVEDLGAALGCGAHVSELRRIQAGPFDLTQAVTLETLEALHAEGGATALDHLLLPNDSGLEDWPVVDLTEQTAFYLNHGQAVRVPGSPAFGMVRLRDHEGRFIGIGEMTDDARVAPKRLMRFNG; encoded by the coding sequence GTGTCCGCACCACGTAGCAAACGCCGTGATATCGACGGCGTACTGATTTTCGACAAGCCGCTGGGCATGACCTCCAATGCCGCCTTGCAGAAGGTGCGCTGGTTGTTCAATGCCAGCAAGGGTGGGCATACCGGTAGCCTTGATCCACTGGCCAGCGGTGTACTGCCTCTGTGTCTGGGCGAGGCGACCAAGTTTTCCCAGTACCTGCTGGATGCGGACAAGGCCTATGTCACCGAAGCCCGGTTGGGGATGACCACGACGACCGGTGATGCCGAAGGCGATGTGCTGGAAAGAAAGCCGTGCCATGTCACTATGGCAGAGGTCGAGGCGCTACTGCCGCGCTTTCGCGGCGATATCCAGCAGATACCGCCCATGTATTCGGCGCTCAAGCATGAAGGTCAGCCGTTGTACAAGCTGGCTCGCGCCGGGGAAACAGTGGAGCGCAAGCCGCGATCTGTTACCATAAGCCAGCTGGAGTTGCTGGAGCTGGAGGGCGATCGTCTGCGCTTGGAAGTGCACTGCAGCAAGGGCACTTATATTCGCACCCTGGTCGAAGATCTGGGCGCCGCTCTGGGTTGTGGAGCGCACGTTTCCGAGCTGCGCCGGATCCAGGCCGGCCCGTTCGATCTGACCCAGGCGGTAACCCTGGAAACGCTCGAGGCCTTGCACGCCGAAGGTGGCGCCACCGCGCTGGATCACCTGCTGCTGCCGAACGACAGCGGGCTGGAAGACTGGCCGGTGGTGGATCTTACCGAGCAGACCGCCTTTTACCTCAATCATGGACAGGCGGTACGGGTGCCGGGTAGTCCGGCGTTCGGTATGGTCCGCCTGCGTGATCACGAAGGGCGTTTCATCGGTATCGGTGAAATGACCGATGACGCACGGGTGGCGCCCAAACGTCTGATGCGTTTCAATGGCTGA